The Neisseria sicca genome includes a window with the following:
- a CDS encoding YheT family hydrolase has product METLCPNTPLWLRNGHADTIFAKFIQRPAPAYRRELLPDSTGRTLVACDFVDAADPDAPLVVLFHGLEGSSRSHYAVELMRAVIEKGWNGVVVHFRSCGGVENTAPVFYHLGDTREISFMLEMLSERYRRIYAAGVSLGGNALAKYLGEYGSLGMAAVPYAAAAVSAPVDAAAAGTRFDKGMSKLLYTRYFLKSLLPKAAATGFQTTSLKECKTLGDFDDRFTAPLHGFADRHDYYRRASCKPWLKTVRTPLLLLNAVNDPFLPPKALPTVEEVSSAVTLLQPQYGGHAAFVSHDKGRLNLQWLPQTLLAYFEAFE; this is encoded by the coding sequence ATGGAAACCTTATGCCCGAATACGCCCTTATGGCTGCGCAACGGTCATGCGGACACAATATTTGCCAAATTCATTCAACGCCCCGCCCCTGCCTACCGCCGCGAGCTGCTGCCGGACAGTACGGGACGCACTTTGGTTGCCTGTGATTTTGTCGATGCCGCCGATCCTGATGCGCCTTTGGTGGTTTTGTTTCACGGATTAGAGGGCAGCAGCCGCAGCCATTACGCCGTTGAATTGATGCGCGCGGTCATTGAAAAAGGCTGGAACGGCGTGGTAGTGCATTTCCGCAGTTGCGGCGGCGTGGAGAATACCGCGCCTGTGTTTTATCATTTGGGCGATACGCGGGAAATCAGCTTTATGCTGGAAATGCTGTCTGAACGCTACCGCAGGATTTATGCGGCGGGCGTGTCTTTGGGCGGCAATGCGCTGGCAAAATATTTGGGCGAATACGGCAGTCTGGGTATGGCTGCCGTACCTTACGCCGCTGCCGCCGTCTCTGCGCCGGTGGATGCGGCAGCGGCAGGCACGCGCTTTGATAAGGGAATGTCAAAACTGCTCTACACCCGCTATTTTTTAAAATCTTTATTGCCCAAAGCCGCCGCAACAGGTTTTCAGACGACCTCGTTGAAAGAATGCAAAACGCTGGGGGATTTTGACGACAGGTTTACCGCGCCGCTGCACGGTTTTGCCGACCGGCATGATTATTACCGCCGCGCTTCGTGCAAGCCTTGGCTGAAAACCGTACGCACGCCGCTTTTGCTGCTCAACGCCGTCAACGACCCGTTTCTACCGCCGAAAGCCTTGCCGACGGTAGAAGAGGTTTCGTCCGCCGTTACGCTGCTGCAACCGCAATACGGCGGACACGCCGCGTTCGTCAGCCACGACAAAGGTCGTCTGAACCTGCAATGGCTGCCGCAAACCCTGCTGGCGTATTTTGAGGCATTCGAGTAA
- a CDS encoding peptidylprolyl isomerase: MNVKPLILAAALGLALNAHAAPNAKTVKKSVKPVAVQTTDTETRSDGVRLSDGIAAIADNEVITRRQLAQAVERARRTIPKGTQIGDNELREQVLAQLINQSLIVQAGKRKNIQADNAEIEAVIAANPSLKNPSASIRREIADSIIAEKVRQQAVMQHSRISDAEVARAIEQAKQQGIALPEGEPLRQYNAQHILIKADNENAAAGAESTIRKIYAQARSGADFAGLARQYSQDGSASSGGNLGWFADGMMVPPFEEAVHKLKPGQVSPPVRTQFGWHIIKLNDVRDAGTPEERQHNTIRQYLSRQKAEQAEINLLRELHEGAHIDIR, from the coding sequence ATGAACGTCAAACCCCTGATTCTTGCCGCCGCACTCGGTCTGGCATTGAACGCACACGCAGCCCCTAATGCTAAAACAGTAAAAAAATCCGTCAAACCCGTCGCTGTTCAGACGACTGATACCGAAACCCGTTCTGACGGGGTACGTCTGAGCGACGGCATTGCCGCCATCGCCGACAACGAAGTCATTACCCGCCGCCAACTGGCGCAGGCAGTCGAACGGGCGCGCCGAACCATCCCTAAAGGCACACAAATCGGCGATAACGAATTGCGCGAACAAGTTCTGGCGCAACTCATCAACCAATCCTTGATTGTCCAAGCGGGCAAACGAAAGAATATTCAAGCAGATAACGCAGAAATCGAGGCGGTCATTGCCGCTAATCCTTCACTGAAAAACCCGTCGGCCTCTATCCGCCGTGAAATTGCGGACAGCATCATCGCGGAAAAAGTGCGCCAACAGGCAGTCATGCAGCACAGCCGCATCAGCGATGCCGAAGTTGCACGCGCTATCGAACAGGCGAAACAGCAAGGCATCGCCCTGCCCGAAGGCGAGCCGCTGCGCCAATACAATGCGCAACACATTCTGATTAAGGCCGACAACGAAAACGCTGCGGCCGGCGCGGAAAGCACCATCCGCAAAATCTACGCACAAGCCCGCAGCGGCGCAGACTTCGCCGGTTTGGCGCGCCAATATTCGCAAGACGGTAGCGCGAGCAGCGGCGGTAATTTGGGTTGGTTCGCCGACGGCATGATGGTTCCGCCGTTTGAAGAAGCCGTCCACAAACTCAAACCCGGCCAAGTCAGTCCACCCGTACGCACACAATTCGGCTGGCACATCATTAAGCTGAACGATGTCCGTGACGCCGGCACGCCCGAAGAGCGTCAACACAACACCATACGTCAATATCTGTCGCGCCAAAAAGCCGAACAGGCGGAAATCAACCTGCTGCGCGAACTGCATGAAGGTGCGCACATCGACATACGCTAA
- a CDS encoding LPS-assembly protein LptD produces the protein MARLFSLKPLVLALSVGFGAGGAYAQNASLPQPADYEPVKTTPPAVQSVENHRPTDQDKLSLGDTCLFCQHQVSEANKQPEIKRSGEEALPQDYTRVIADKVAGQSKVAVRAEGDVIIERNQEVLNADWADYDQTSDTVRAGDRFKLYQDGSTVSGDTLVYNLKDNTGSSEYVRVDAEKDGRRLQSVSEKAEMKGKGLYKLINTKFNTCSPGDASWYIKAKSIETDQETGIGVAKDASLVFGGVPVLYTPWADFPLNGHRKSGLLVPTLATGSDGLELALPYYFNLAPNLDATFRPGIISSRGVQLGGQVRYLEPKFNGVIDGDWMPYDKKRHENNRYQIKFDHNHQLTDKLSGGISFNQVSDDNYYRDFYGREDIASNVNLNRQLWLNYGDNVWGGSFDGALNVQKYQTLANQNGYKDEPYAIMPRLTGRWQKTMGKANINVFSQFTRFVHDSKQDGSRTVLYPSVRWDFNNQWGYIRPKIGVHATYYDLGSFGNQSGRRVSRVLPIFNVDTGMTFERNANVFGKAYLQTLEPRLFYNYIPTKSQNDLPNFDTSENSFSYNQLFRENLYVGNDRINSANSLTAAAQTRFLDPNNGAELFRAGIGQKFYLKNDNVLLNGSVGRYERSQSDWVGFAHGKLSNSIHAGFDVHYNQNESRAESYAATIRYNPEPGKVLSARYKYGRNERIYLQSDGNYFYDKIRQVDLAAQWPIRKNLYAVARYNYEIQAKKPLEMLVEAEYKSNCGCWSASLVGQRYVTGENSRKNAVFFNLQLKDLSNLGNNPFEKLRLAIPGYSKTNEVVTP, from the coding sequence TTGGCTCGTTTATTTTCACTCAAACCATTGGTTTTGGCGTTAAGCGTCGGCTTCGGCGCGGGAGGGGCATATGCGCAAAATGCATCTTTGCCGCAACCTGCCGATTACGAGCCGGTAAAGACCACCCCGCCTGCGGTTCAAAGCGTGGAGAACCATCGTCCGACCGATCAGGACAAATTGTCCTTAGGCGATACCTGCCTGTTTTGCCAGCATCAGGTTTCCGAAGCAAACAAGCAGCCTGAAATCAAACGCAGCGGCGAAGAAGCCCTGCCGCAGGATTACACCCGCGTGATTGCGGACAAGGTTGCCGGACAGTCGAAAGTCGCCGTCCGCGCTGAAGGCGATGTCATCATCGAGCGCAATCAGGAAGTGTTAAACGCCGATTGGGCGGATTACGACCAAACCAGCGATACCGTCAGGGCGGGCGACCGCTTTAAGCTGTATCAAGACGGTTCGACCGTCAGCGGCGATACTTTGGTGTACAACCTGAAAGACAATACCGGCTCGAGCGAATACGTCCGCGTCGATGCCGAAAAAGACGGCCGCCGCCTCCAAAGCGTCAGCGAAAAGGCGGAAATGAAAGGCAAAGGGCTGTACAAGCTCATCAATACCAAATTCAATACCTGCTCGCCCGGTGATGCGAGTTGGTACATCAAAGCGAAAAGCATCGAAACCGATCAGGAAACGGGCATAGGCGTGGCAAAAGACGCGTCGCTGGTGTTCGGCGGCGTTCCGGTGCTTTATACGCCTTGGGCGGATTTCCCGCTCAACGGTCATCGCAAGAGCGGTCTGCTGGTTCCGACGCTGGCAACCGGTTCGGACGGTTTGGAACTCGCCCTCCCTTATTACTTCAACCTCGCCCCCAATTTGGACGCCACTTTCCGCCCCGGCATCATCAGCTCGCGCGGTGTGCAGCTTGGCGGACAGGTTCGCTATCTCGAACCGAAATTTAACGGCGTCATCGACGGCGATTGGATGCCGTACGATAAAAAACGCCACGAAAACAACCGCTATCAAATCAAGTTTGACCACAACCACCAACTGACTGACAAACTCAGCGGCGGCATCAGCTTCAATCAGGTTTCAGACGACAATTACTACCGAGATTTCTACGGACGCGAAGACATTGCCAGCAATGTCAACCTCAACCGCCAACTGTGGCTGAACTACGGCGACAATGTCTGGGGCGGCTCTTTTGACGGCGCGCTGAACGTACAGAAATACCAAACCCTTGCCAACCAAAACGGTTACAAAGACGAACCCTACGCCATCATGCCGCGCCTGACCGGACGTTGGCAGAAAACCATGGGCAAGGCGAATATCAACGTATTCAGCCAGTTCACCCGTTTCGTACACGACAGCAAACAAGACGGCAGCCGTACCGTGCTGTATCCCAGCGTCCGTTGGGATTTCAACAACCAATGGGGCTATATCCGTCCGAAAATCGGGGTACACGCGACTTATTACGACTTAGGCTCGTTCGGCAACCAATCCGGCCGACGCGTCAGCCGCGTATTGCCGATATTCAACGTCGATACCGGCATGACCTTCGAGCGCAACGCCAATGTGTTCGGCAAAGCCTATCTGCAAACCCTCGAACCGCGCCTGTTCTACAACTACATCCCAACCAAGTCCCAAAACGACTTACCTAATTTCGACACCTCGGAAAACAGCTTTTCTTACAACCAGCTTTTCCGTGAGAACTTATACGTCGGCAACGACCGCATCAACTCCGCCAACAGCCTGACCGCCGCCGCGCAAACCCGCTTCCTTGACCCGAACAACGGTGCCGAGCTGTTCCGCGCCGGTATCGGACAGAAGTTTTATTTAAAAAACGACAACGTATTGCTGAACGGCAGCGTCGGCCGTTATGAACGCAGCCAATCCGACTGGGTCGGCTTTGCGCACGGCAAACTGAGCAATAGCATCCATGCCGGCTTCGATGTCCACTACAACCAAAACGAAAGCCGCGCCGAAAGCTACGCCGCGACCATCCGCTACAATCCCGAGCCGGGCAAAGTATTGAGCGCGCGTTACAAATACGGTCGCAACGAACGCATTTACCTGCAATCCGACGGCAACTATTTCTACGACAAAATCCGCCAAGTCGATTTGGCGGCGCAATGGCCTATCCGTAAAAACCTTTACGCCGTTGCACGTTACAACTACGAAATTCAAGCCAAGAAACCGCTTGAAATGCTGGTAGAAGCTGAATATAAAAGCAACTGCGGCTGCTGGAGCGCAAGCCTCGTCGGACAACGCTACGTGACCGGCGAAAACAGCCGCAAAAATGCCGTTTTCTTCAATCTCCAACTCAAAGACCTGAGCAATCTCGGCAACAATCCATTTGAAAAACTGCGCTTGGCCATTCCCGGCTACAGCAAAACCAACGAGGTAGTTACCCCATGA
- a CDS encoding phosphatase PAP2 family protein, with protein sequence MLVIHEQTGQWFFPIALLLHYLGKTAVAVPLVCLAAVCLWRFGKLRAAVFVPLAALLPTLNMLWIKAWIQRPRPLLWPRAVEEANFSFPSGHSTFSAAVAVMLILLCYRTAYRRTAFAVGILFALLTGFSRVYLGVHYPTDVWAGWTNGTLTALLVYYVVFKKDFE encoded by the coding sequence ATGCTTGTCATTCACGAACAGACGGGACAATGGTTTTTTCCGATCGCGCTGTTGCTTCATTATCTGGGTAAAACCGCCGTCGCCGTACCGCTGGTCTGTTTGGCGGCGGTATGCCTGTGGCGGTTTGGCAAACTGCGGGCAGCGGTATTCGTGCCTTTGGCGGCATTGTTGCCGACTTTGAATATGCTTTGGATAAAGGCATGGATACAGCGTCCGCGCCCGTTGCTTTGGCCTCGTGCCGTCGAAGAGGCCAATTTTTCGTTTCCGAGCGGACATAGTACGTTTTCTGCCGCAGTCGCAGTGATGCTGATTCTATTGTGTTATCGGACTGCATACCGCCGTACCGCTTTTGCCGTCGGCATCTTATTTGCCTTGTTGACGGGGTTTTCACGGGTTTATTTAGGCGTACATTATCCGACGGATGTTTGGGCGGGATGGACGAATGGGACGCTGACGGCGCTATTGGTTTATTATGTTGTTTTCAAAAAGGATTTCGAATAA
- the amgK gene encoding N-acetylmuramate/N-acetylglucosamine kinase AmgK has product MQRQTELQNWLHAVYPEQNFELSFAAADADFRRYFRATFADGKTVICMDAPPDKMSVAPYLKVQKLFNMLNVPQVLHANEAQGFMVLNDLGSTTFLTAMQQEQGADAHKVLLLEAIDELVGLQKASRAGELPEYDRDIMLREINLFPEWFVAKELGRELNFKQRQLWQQTIDTLLPPLLAQPQVYVHRDFIVRNLMLTTGRPGVLDFQDALYGPISYDLVSLLRDAFIEWEEEFVLDLVIRYWEKARAAGLPVPAAFDEFYRWFEWMGVQRHLKVAGIFARLYYRDGKDKYRPEIPRFLNYLRRTSRRYTELAPLYTLLVELVGDDELETGFTF; this is encoded by the coding sequence ATGCAACGACAAACCGAATTACAAAATTGGCTGCACGCCGTCTATCCCGAACAAAACTTTGAATTGAGCTTCGCCGCCGCCGATGCCGACTTCCGACGCTACTTCCGCGCTACTTTTGCCGACGGCAAGACCGTCATCTGCATGGACGCGCCGCCCGATAAAATGAGCGTCGCTCCTTACCTAAAAGTGCAAAAACTTTTCAATATGCTTAACGTTCCCCAAGTATTGCACGCCAATGAAGCACAAGGATTTATGGTGCTAAACGACTTGGGCAGCACCACTTTCCTGACCGCCATGCAGCAAGAGCAAGGCGCGGATGCACACAAAGTCCTGCTGCTTGAAGCCATAGACGAATTGGTCGGGCTGCAAAAGGCCAGCCGTGCAGGCGAATTGCCCGAATACGACCGCGACATCATGCTGCGCGAAATCAACCTGTTCCCCGAATGGTTCGTCGCCAAAGAACTCGGACGCGAACTCAACTTCAAACAACGCCAGCTTTGGCAGCAAACCATCGACACCCTGTTGCCGCCGTTGCTTGCCCAGCCGCAGGTGTACGTCCACCGCGACTTCATCGTCCGCAACCTTATGCTCACAACCGGCCGCCCCGGCGTACTCGACTTCCAAGACGCACTCTACGGCCCGATTTCCTACGACTTGGTTTCCCTCCTGCGCGATGCCTTTATCGAATGGGAAGAAGAATTCGTATTGGACTTGGTCATCCGTTACTGGGAAAAAGCCCGCGCCGCCGGATTGCCCGTACCCGCCGCGTTTGATGAGTTTTACCGCTGGTTTGAATGGATGGGCGTACAACGCCATCTGAAAGTCGCCGGTATCTTCGCCCGCCTGTACTACCGCGACGGCAAAGACAAATACCGCCCCGAAATCCCGCGTTTCCTCAACTACCTGCGCCGCACCTCCCGCCGCTACACCGAGCTTGCACCGCTTTATACGCTGTTGGTCGAACTGGTTGGCGACGATGAATTGGAAACCGGGTTTACGTTTTAA